From one Catenuloplanes nepalensis genomic stretch:
- a CDS encoding DUF3105 domain-containing protein, with product MSISTQGGPERRPSVVKPAAGAKPTSPGGGKPSRSGGGKGPRKPITPVKVAQQRSWGPILMFVAVGALAVGIIGYGAFAVIKGSESWEDRAAGIDGITNYRETDPGMLTANHKTGPQTYKTTPPVGGDHNAAWQNCMGDVYDAPIANEHAVHSMEHGAVWITYKTGLPQDQIDTLASKVRGNEFMLMSPIDGLSNNISVQAWGYQLKVDTADDDRIDSFIRALRINATQEPNAGCSSGVTATGTTPRDLGNGTQQGS from the coding sequence TCCGTCGTTAAGCCGGCTGCCGGCGCCAAGCCGACCTCCCCCGGGGGCGGCAAGCCTTCGCGCTCCGGCGGCGGCAAGGGCCCGCGCAAACCGATCACCCCGGTCAAGGTCGCGCAGCAGCGCAGTTGGGGCCCGATCCTGATGTTCGTGGCCGTCGGCGCCCTCGCGGTCGGCATAATCGGGTACGGCGCCTTCGCCGTGATCAAGGGCAGCGAGTCCTGGGAGGACCGCGCCGCGGGCATCGACGGCATCACCAACTACCGCGAGACCGACCCCGGCATGCTGACGGCCAACCACAAGACCGGCCCGCAGACCTACAAGACCACACCGCCGGTCGGCGGCGACCACAACGCCGCCTGGCAGAACTGCATGGGCGACGTCTACGACGCTCCGATCGCGAACGAGCACGCGGTGCACAGCATGGAGCACGGCGCGGTCTGGATCACGTACAAGACCGGGCTCCCGCAGGACCAGATCGACACGCTCGCGTCCAAGGTCCGGGGCAACGAGTTCATGCTGATGAGCCCGATCGACGGCCTCTCCAACAACATCTCCGTGCAGGCCTGGGGCTACCAGCTGAAGGTCGACACCGCGGACGACGACCGCATCGACTCGTTCATCCGCGCACTGCGCATCAACGCCACCCAGGAGCCCAACGCCGGCTGCTCCTCCGGCGTCACCGCCACCGGCACCACGCCGCGCGACCTCGGCAACGGCACGCAGCAGGGAAGCTGA
- a CDS encoding DUF305 domain-containing protein yields the protein MSSATTSSEPSTDGSEEPAPRRGPGTLWLALAIVVGLTLGYAAGLLTPTVTAPGDDSVEAGFVRDMSTHHAQAVEMAMIMHTKAQDDQVASLAADIAITQQGQIGTMSAWLRDWNLNPTGEQPRMAWMPNSQGSLTNGLMPGMATPEQLTQLRSATGVEAERLFLDLMLTHHLGGIHMAEEVVDLSDNEDIDWLAGTMVASQQREIQAIQVIKTELPAN from the coding sequence ATGAGCTCCGCCACCACCTCTTCCGAGCCGTCCACGGACGGCTCGGAAGAGCCCGCCCCCCGGCGTGGTCCCGGCACCCTCTGGCTCGCGCTGGCGATCGTGGTCGGCCTGACCCTCGGGTACGCGGCCGGCCTGCTCACCCCGACCGTCACCGCCCCCGGCGACGACTCGGTCGAGGCCGGCTTCGTCCGCGACATGTCCACCCACCACGCCCAGGCCGTGGAAATGGCCATGATCATGCACACCAAGGCCCAGGACGACCAGGTGGCCTCGCTCGCCGCCGACATCGCCATCACCCAGCAGGGCCAGATCGGCACCATGAGCGCCTGGCTGCGCGACTGGAACCTCAACCCCACCGGCGAGCAGCCCCGGATGGCGTGGATGCCCAACTCGCAGGGCAGCCTGACGAACGGCCTGATGCCCGGCATGGCCACCCCGGAACAGCTCACCCAACTGCGTTCCGCTACCGGCGTCGAGGCCGAGAGGCTGTTCCTGGATCTGATGCTCACGCACCACCTCGGCGGCATCCACATGGCCGAGGAGGTGGTCGACCTGAGCGACAACGAGGACATCGACTGGCTGGCCGGCACGATGGTCGCCAGCCAACAACGCGAGATCCAGGCCATCCAGGTCATAAAGACCGAGCTGCCCGCCAACTGA
- a CDS encoding tyrosine-type recombinase/integrase encodes MPLTYDVRIYEIDVYKGKTTTTYWVQWKVAGKLPLKKRPFKQKALAVSYRADLISAARKGEAFDVATGKPISMSREMQDITCYDLACKYIDLKWPRAAAMTRKTNAEALTAVLPMLFKRTNGKPDDRLIRTALRRWAFNATARKSEDQPEEIRRALAWVERNTRPASDLTDPKVLRAVLDGLTLRLDGKPGSPVVVTRRRKIFTGMLEYGAEINALSENPWPDLKWTPPRAASSGIDRRRVANPMQARTLFASVHQQGRIGPRMVAFYSCLYYAGLRPEEAVGIEVPRNFRVPDRDDEWGEFVLERAEPHAGKAWTDSGKNRDRRQLKQRAIGEVRRVPCPPTLTAIIRWHIGEFGLGPGGRLFVGERNKEELPILTINRIWRQARRSAFTPEIYASPLAETPYDLRHAFVSTNLNAGISPAQVAEWAGQSPEVMWRTYAACLDGGQEELRRRMEAGFGGRPAVPGVGTSSVQITVEGR; translated from the coding sequence ATGCCGCTGACGTACGACGTCCGCATCTACGAGATTGACGTCTATAAGGGGAAGACCACTACCACCTATTGGGTTCAATGGAAGGTCGCCGGAAAGCTGCCGCTCAAGAAACGGCCCTTCAAGCAGAAAGCTCTCGCCGTTAGCTACCGGGCCGACCTCATTTCGGCGGCCCGGAAAGGCGAGGCGTTTGACGTGGCCACCGGCAAGCCCATCTCGATGAGCCGCGAAATGCAGGACATCACCTGCTACGACCTCGCGTGCAAGTACATCGATCTCAAGTGGCCCAGGGCCGCAGCGATGACGCGCAAGACCAACGCCGAGGCGCTGACCGCCGTCCTGCCGATGCTGTTCAAGCGCACCAACGGAAAGCCCGATGACCGGCTTATCCGCACCGCGCTACGCCGATGGGCCTTCAACGCGACCGCGCGCAAATCCGAGGACCAGCCGGAGGAGATTCGACGCGCCCTCGCATGGGTCGAACGCAACACCCGGCCCGCGTCCGACCTGACCGACCCCAAGGTGCTTCGCGCCGTCCTTGATGGGCTGACCCTCCGGTTGGACGGCAAGCCGGGTTCGCCGGTCGTCGTTACTCGTCGCCGGAAGATCTTCACGGGAATGCTCGAATACGGTGCCGAGATCAATGCTCTTTCCGAGAATCCGTGGCCTGATCTAAAGTGGACGCCTCCCCGAGCGGCGAGCAGCGGGATCGACCGCCGCCGCGTGGCGAATCCGATGCAGGCCCGCACCCTCTTTGCGTCGGTGCACCAACAGGGACGAATTGGCCCCCGCATGGTCGCTTTCTATTCATGCCTTTACTACGCTGGTCTACGTCCGGAAGAGGCGGTCGGTATCGAGGTCCCCCGTAATTTCCGGGTGCCTGACCGCGACGACGAGTGGGGCGAATTCGTGCTGGAGAGAGCAGAACCACACGCCGGGAAGGCGTGGACCGATTCCGGCAAGAATCGTGATCGGCGGCAGCTTAAGCAGCGGGCCATTGGCGAGGTCCGCCGGGTGCCCTGCCCGCCCACCCTCACCGCGATCATCCGATGGCACATTGGTGAATTCGGCCTCGGCCCCGGCGGCCGGCTGTTCGTGGGGGAGCGCAACAAGGAGGAACTGCCGATCCTGACGATCAACCGGATTTGGCGGCAGGCCCGGCGATCGGCGTTCACACCGGAGATCTACGCCTCGCCGTTGGCTGAGACGCCGTACGACCTGCGGCACGCGTTCGTCTCGACGAATCTTAACGCTGGGATCTCGCCCGCCCAGGTGGCGGAGTGGGCCGGTCAGTCCCCCGAGGTGATGTGGCGCACCTACGCTGCGTGCCTCGACGGGGGACAGGAGGAGCTGCGCCGGCGGATGGAGGCGGGCTTCGGCGGGCGGCCCGCCGTACCGGGCGTCGGTACGTCCTCGGTACAGATCACCGTAGAGGGCCGTTGA
- a CDS encoding helix-turn-helix transcriptional regulator: MATSRAHLTVVEFCEEVGIGRSTFYDWRTKDRAPRCIKLPNGELRIRRTEYERWLDALEERAA; this comes from the coding sequence GTGGCTACCAGCCGTGCGCACTTGACCGTTGTCGAGTTCTGTGAAGAGGTCGGTATCGGACGATCCACCTTCTATGACTGGCGCACGAAGGATCGGGCGCCTCGATGCATCAAGCTGCCCAATGGTGAGCTTCGAATTCGCCGCACCGAGTATGAGCGCTGGCTGGACGCGCTCGAAGAAAGGGCCGCTTAA
- a CDS encoding bifunctional DNA primase/polymerase, whose protein sequence is MWPASCGHWDGATRTYCGWPSAVRTYLQGPRCLLHTPAALAGRPDPPSKSPPEETDNMPDPALLAAARAAAERGWHVFPLRPGTKWPAAPNHDAAACDGRDPRCRRAERHVTWADRATGDPDRIARAWSARPYNVGIACGPSGLVVIDLDGMKPGREIPAEWAGSEARCGEDVLRRLADQAGRPFPDDTYTVRTASGGLHLYFEHPAGTQLRNTTGARGGGLGWLIDTRAHGGLVAAAGSRVGPGRYTVVNDRTPAALPGWLAGRLAPRPLPPQQPVAVPVRGGRAGAYLAKAQQASLDLIAEAGRRNDQTLNTTLFNASISLGQLVAGGALDAVATEDMLVAAAVAYGHPEGAARRTVRSGFRAGAQRPRVLPAA, encoded by the coding sequence GTGTGGCCCGCGAGCTGCGGCCACTGGGACGGCGCGACGCGCACGTACTGCGGCTGGCCCAGCGCGGTGCGCACGTATTTGCAGGGTCCCCGCTGTCTGCTGCACACCCCGGCCGCGCTCGCGGGACGTCCCGACCCGCCGTCGAAGTCACCGCCTGAGGAGACCGACAACATGCCCGATCCTGCCCTCCTGGCCGCCGCGCGGGCCGCTGCCGAGCGCGGCTGGCACGTCTTCCCGCTCCGGCCGGGCACCAAGTGGCCGGCGGCCCCGAACCACGATGCCGCCGCATGCGACGGCCGCGATCCACGCTGCCGACGCGCCGAACGGCACGTCACGTGGGCCGACCGCGCCACCGGCGACCCGGACCGGATCGCCCGCGCCTGGTCGGCACGCCCGTACAACGTCGGCATCGCGTGCGGGCCGTCCGGCCTGGTCGTCATCGACCTGGACGGAATGAAACCGGGCCGGGAGATCCCCGCCGAATGGGCAGGCTCCGAGGCGCGGTGCGGCGAGGATGTGCTGCGCCGGCTGGCCGACCAGGCCGGGCGGCCGTTCCCGGACGACACGTACACCGTGCGGACCGCCTCCGGCGGACTGCACCTCTACTTCGAGCACCCGGCCGGGACGCAGCTGCGGAACACGACGGGGGCGCGCGGCGGCGGGCTCGGCTGGCTCATCGACACCCGCGCCCACGGCGGGCTCGTCGCCGCTGCGGGATCCCGGGTCGGGCCGGGCCGGTACACGGTGGTCAACGACCGCACCCCGGCGGCGTTGCCGGGCTGGCTGGCTGGCCGGCTGGCGCCCCGGCCGCTGCCGCCGCAGCAGCCGGTTGCCGTGCCGGTGCGCGGCGGCCGGGCTGGCGCGTACCTGGCTAAGGCGCAACAGGCCAGCCTCGACCTGATCGCCGAGGCCGGGCGGCGCAACGATCAGACGCTGAACACCACCCTGTTCAACGCGTCGATCTCGCTCGGTCAGCTGGTAGCCGGCGGGGCCTTAGACGCGGTCGCCACCGAGGACATGCTCGTCGCTGCCGCGGTCGCGTACGGCCATCCCGAGGGTGCCGCACGGCGGACTGTCCGTTCCGGCTTCCGGGCCGGGGCACAGCGCCCGCGGGTCCTTCCGGCCGCCTGA